From Planctomycetia bacterium, the proteins below share one genomic window:
- a CDS encoding DUF420 domain-containing protein: protein MIDGFLGTRASFMLDFVFLAMFLVLPVMAFSIGLVKRGHYLWHKRVQVVLGLVLLVAVTAFEVDIRWSEYQGIPWSQRAFPAPEAARAIVYQVLYVHLFFAVSTSLLWVYVIVQALRKFDSIPTPNAYSPKHKFLAWLAAADMTLTACTGWVFYYLAFVA, encoded by the coding sequence ATGATTGATGGTTTCCTGGGGACGCGGGCGAGTTTTATGCTCGACTTTGTGTTCCTGGCGATGTTTTTGGTGTTGCCGGTGATGGCCTTCAGCATTGGGCTGGTCAAGCGCGGGCATTATCTGTGGCACAAGCGCGTGCAGGTGGTGTTGGGACTGGTGCTGCTGGTGGCGGTGACGGCTTTCGAGGTGGATATTCGCTGGTCGGAGTACCAGGGGATTCCGTGGTCGCAACGGGCGTTTCCGGCGCCGGAGGCGGCGCGGGCGATTGTCTATCAGGTGCTGTACGTGCACTTGTTCTTTGCCGTGTCGACTTCGCTGCTCTGGGTGTATGTGATCGTGCAGGCGTTGCGGAAGTTCGACTCCATCCCCACGCCGAATGCGTACAGCCCGAAGCACAAATTCCTGGCGTGGCTGGCGGCTGCCGATATGACGCTGACGGCGTGTACCGGCTGGGTGTTTTACTATCTGGCGTTTGTGGCCTGA